The following are encoded in a window of Scophthalmus maximus strain ysfricsl-2021 chromosome 2, ASM2237912v1, whole genome shotgun sequence genomic DNA:
- the LOC118301143 gene encoding MOB kinase activator 1B isoform X2, whose amino-acid sequence MAVMLPEGEDLNEWVAVNTVDFFNQINMLYGTITDFCTEESCPVMSAGPKYEYHWADGTNIKKPIKCSAPKYIDYLMTWVQDQLDDETLFPSKIGVPFKRNFMSVAKTILKRLFRVYAHIYHQHFDSVMQLQEEAHLNTSFKHFIFFVQEFNLIDRKELVPLQELIEKLTTKDR is encoded by the exons ATGGCAGTCATGTTGCCTGAGGGTGAAGACTTGAATGAATGGGTCGCAGTCAACA CTGTGGATTTCTTCAACCAGATCAACATGCTGTATGGCACCATCACAGATTTTTGCACAGAGGAGAGCTGTCCAGTCATGTCTGCTGGTCCTAA GTACGAGTACCACTGGGCTGATGGAACTAACATCAAGAAGCCCATCAAATGCTCTGCTCCCAAGTATATCGATTACCTCATGACCTGGGTGCAAGACCAGCTCGATGATGAGACACTTTTTCCTTCAAAGATCG GTGTCCCCTTCAAGCGCAACTTTATGTCGGTGGCAAAGACCATTCTGAAGCGCCTGTTCAGAGTCTACGCCCACATCTATCACCAGCACTTTGACTCTGTCATGCAGCTGCAAGAGGAGGCCCACCTCAACACATCGTTCAAACACTTCATCTTCTTTGTTCAG gagtTCAACCTCATTGACAGAAAAGAGCTGGTCCCACTACAGGAGCTGATTGAAAAACTGACAACCAAGGATAGATAA
- the LOC118301143 gene encoding MOB kinase activator 1B isoform X1 — MSFLFGNRSSKTFKPKKNIPEGSHQYELLKHAEATLGSGNLRMAVMLPEGEDLNEWVAVNTVDFFNQINMLYGTITDFCTEESCPVMSAGPKYEYHWADGTNIKKPIKCSAPKYIDYLMTWVQDQLDDETLFPSKIGVPFKRNFMSVAKTILKRLFRVYAHIYHQHFDSVMQLQEEAHLNTSFKHFIFFVQEFNLIDRKELVPLQELIEKLTTKDR, encoded by the exons ATGAGCTTCCTCTT TGGAAACCGTTCATCCAAGACGTTCAAGCCCAAGAAGAATATCCCGGAGGGTTCTCATCAGTACGAGCTGTTGAAACATGCAGAGGCTACACTGGGAAGTGGAAACCTGCGGATGGCAGTCATGTTGCCTGAGGGTGAAGACTTGAATGAATGGGTCGCAGTCAACA CTGTGGATTTCTTCAACCAGATCAACATGCTGTATGGCACCATCACAGATTTTTGCACAGAGGAGAGCTGTCCAGTCATGTCTGCTGGTCCTAA GTACGAGTACCACTGGGCTGATGGAACTAACATCAAGAAGCCCATCAAATGCTCTGCTCCCAAGTATATCGATTACCTCATGACCTGGGTGCAAGACCAGCTCGATGATGAGACACTTTTTCCTTCAAAGATCG GTGTCCCCTTCAAGCGCAACTTTATGTCGGTGGCAAAGACCATTCTGAAGCGCCTGTTCAGAGTCTACGCCCACATCTATCACCAGCACTTTGACTCTGTCATGCAGCTGCAAGAGGAGGCCCACCTCAACACATCGTTCAAACACTTCATCTTCTTTGTTCAG gagtTCAACCTCATTGACAGAAAAGAGCTGGTCCCACTACAGGAGCTGATTGAAAAACTGACAACCAAGGATAGATAA